The genomic window CGCCAGGGATGAACAGGCCCAGAAAGCCTTGCCAGCTGCTCCCTGAAACTCTCCAGAGAGCTCAACTTGAGTAGCCTCAGGCCAGGCCAGCGTAAGAAAGAGGCAAACCCAGAGAGTCACGCTGATGGAGTCAGCAGAGGTGACCTCGGTGGGAGGCTCACAGACTGGTCCGATGTTTCTAGTTGGGGAAGCTGCTGGATTTCTCTCAGCCTGAACTGGCTCCTGTCACTCAGGGAAAGAAACACGGTTGCCCCCCGACTTTAGTCTGTGGTGTTAAGTTTACCTTTTGGGGTTTGTCCTCACCCTGGGACTGAACTTTGCTAAACACTCTCCATCCCTTCAGCCTTAACCCCTCCCAGCAAACCTCGGGGGATCCCCTCTTCCTCTGATCCCCAGGGACAGTGGGGAACACCTCGCGAGTGCTGTCTTCTCTCCTGGACATGCCCTTTGTCTCTCCGATAGGGTTATGGCATTAAAGAAAGAGGGGACGAAATGAAGGGCGGCTTTTCCCTCTTTGAACGTTTGCTCACGTGTGTGTATTTTTGCTTTGACACTGGATGTGGGGTTGGGGAGCACAGTGAGGAGGCGTGTGGGATGTATGTGCaagtgtgtgcgtgtgcgtgccCGTGCATGCGTGTGTGACAGGCTGATGACTTGGGACTGTTCTCAGGGGACAGGGGCGGCCGGGCAGGTGCTTTGGTCGTCCCTGGCATCTTTCTCTGGTGAGATGGCAAATCTTAAGTCATAGACAGAACAAGAATGCAGCTCATTTGGGTCAAGCCACGTGTTTGCACAGGGGGAAACTAAGGCCCAAAGCCGCTACCCAGCAGAGGAATCTGGAGTCCAGGGCCCTGCCCGTGCACACGGTGTGGCAGGAGGGCATGAGGAAGTGTAGAGGCCAGTGTGGAGCTGCTGCCGTAGTCGTCCTCCCTGGCTGTGGAGAGCGCGGGTCAGTTTTCTTGGAACCGCACTCCAGCTGTATGGGACGGAAGGCTTAGACTATGAGAGGAGCCCTGTGAGGGCCTTTAGCATTGGGCTTAGAGggctgtgtgtgagtgtgtgaggtGTGTGCTTGTATGTATGTGAGGtgtgtggctgtgtgtgtgtgtaagagtgtgtgtgtgggtggggcgTGCGGTCTCCTTCAGATACACCTGATTCTTGGTTGTGATTCTCTCGAACCCTTTAGCAGCACCTTCCTTGTAGAAGGAAGAGATATGTCCCTCTTAGAATTCCCTGCAGCTGGCTGGGgcctttctctccttcctgctTTAGGCCCAGCTCTCATCtctcacaacttttttttttaaatggatttgtatatttttctgtttcctctttaCAAGTTCCCTGCTAAATGTTAagacacccaccccaccccattttttttttgttttcacagTTTAAAGCtggaaaagaattaaaagaaaaatactatcTGATTTTCTTGCAAGTAAATCCacttatatatttacatttatttataatctgtggtttttttattaaaaaaaaaatcaccacgtgtttttcctttttcttttgtaaaaagaAACCTTTTTGCAGTGTCATTGTTGGACTTACTGGGCCCCAAGAGGGCGCCGGTGAGTCCAAGGACCCCCAAAGGGTCAGTGACTTCCCCTTCccagggggcctgggggccttGAGTCTGGGGGTCTACCATTGCCCCAGGGTCACCGggtggccctgaggggaggggtgaGGCGGGAGAGCTGCTTTATATCACCTGGGGGGATATAAAGGCATCTCCTGACCCCAAGGACAGGAGCTTGGGGACAGTGATTCCAAGAGGCTCTCCGTGCGGGTTCCGGGGGTTTCCGGGCGTCGCGGTGAGCCACCAGCAGCAGccatcccttcccttccctcgAGGCCTAGGAAGCCATCACAGTGGATTAAGGACCTTTAAGGACAGGGGCTGAGGGCTGGGCAAGTCCCCGCGCGGTCCCTCCAGGCACCTGCAGACGGCAGGGAGGAAGGCCTTGTGGGAGGCCTGGAGGCCTGCAGGTGCCCCTCGTGCTGGGAGGAGCCCTTCTGTCACCACTCGGCATGCCCAGCCATCCTGGGGCACCCGGCCAGGGCCGCTCCAGGGACCTGGCAGTGACCAAGAGGCTCGCCCGACCCAGGACTCCTGAGTCTCCACCgcgcccccccactcccccagggAGGCAGAGCCCGCTCGGGGTTACAGGGAACTGAACTGAGAAGTACTTCTCCCCACTTTAAAACACCAAACAAAACAAGAGCAACGTAAAACCCTGACAGATACAAAGAGCATCCCCCTTCCTTTTGGCTCCTTCTCATTTTTTGCTTCAATGTTATCTCTGCTcccttttatcttttcatttaaattgtttttgttttaatgttaaaATAATGGTACATGGGAAATCATgcattttcttttagatttattttctattttaaattttttatccctctcactgtttttaaaagtttgttttccTGCCCTCATTTATGTTTTTCACACTTCCTGTTGTTGTTTTGCTTCTTTGTTCCTCttatgttttgttcttttttttttttaatttacttgttatgtttttctctttttttgtttttttttgctttgggaAGGTTCCCCTGCGGATGGTTTGGTAGgcccccactccccgccccgctgcgggccgcgcccctcctcccgcccctgGCGCCCCCGCACCCTGGCCGAGGCCCCGCATCTGCGGGGCCCCCCAGCGGGCTTCACACGGGGGTGGTCCGGCGGTTGGCTGTGTTGGTGTGGAGCGAGTCCTTGCTCTCCTTCTGGATACAGTTGTGGACTTGGAGGAAGCTGTTATCCCTGTCGGAGTTGTAGGTGGCGGTGGGCGTGGGGGCGGCCTTCAGGGGGTCCCTGCTGAGCGTGTACATGGAGATCTCCGTGGATGGCAGGGGGTTGAAGCCCTTGAGGCCCGCGGGGGACGCGTCCCTGGAGTGCGAGGGCTCCGTGGAGCGCGAGCTGGAGCGGCTGCGGCGCTGGTAGCGGTAGCGGTAGCTGGGGATGCGGGTGATCGCCGAGGCCTGGAGGTAGTCCGTGGCGCGGGCCGTGGCCCGCAGCTGTTTGTGCCGGTCGATGAACATGTGCACGGCCAGCACGCCGACCATCTCGGCGATGATGAAGGACAGGGCGCCGAAGTAGAAGGACCAGCCGTATGAGTAGCTGTTCTTTTTGGAGTCGCTCTTGGAGGGGTCTCCGGCATTGGCAGAGATGTACACTATGATGCCGATGATGTTACTCAGCCCTGCGGACACGGGTGGGCACGGGCGGGGCGGAGGCAGAGCAGGGCCCGTTAGTGTCTAGAGGGTGCCAGGCCCGGGCAGGGTTAAAGCACAGGGGCAGCAggggcccctccctccccagcatgTTGGTGGCCAGGGGACTGGCCGGTGCAGCGTGACACTGCCAGGCATCCCCTTGAATACTTTATTATTCCCTTTGGAGAGAGTCACAAAAGGAAGGGCACATGGAGACGGACATGgaaagaggggagagaagaaagaggcaGCCCACAAGGCGTGCTGCGGTCGTCATGGCTGTTGAGTATTAGCCTTCACTCCTGCCTTTCCTGTGCTATggatgaggaaacggaggcagAGAGGGTGAGGAAGCTGCTCAGGGCCACACAGGGATTTGAACTTGGTGTAGCAGAGGGGTGAGAATGGCTTCCTGAGCCAGAGTGCCTGGGCTAGAGCCTGGCTCTGCCACCTGATAGCTGTGTATGGCCTTTGGCAAGTTAACTTGACCTTAATCAGTGTTCCCAGATCTGTAAAAAGGGGGTAATGACAGGACTTATTCCTTTAGGGCCATGGAAGGGATTCAGTGAGCTCAGTCTTACAAAAGCTCTTCTGCAACGCTAGTCGTTCTTATAAAATGGTGCATGTGGTTTTTGTGGCATCTGAAGCAAGCATGCTCCATCTCATAATGGGGCTCAGAAATCTGGCTTCATGTGCTGGCTGGGTGGGTCAGTGGGGCAAACTCTCCCTTGGGATGGGGCCAGGCCCAAACAGGGGTTCGGGGAATGGTGAGGCCACTTGACCACGTCCCCCTCTCCAGACTCCTCATAGGTCCACTTGTACCCAgaggggagagggcaggtggGGGGAGATCCAGTACTCCAAGAGGGACCCAGGGCTTTGACCCTTTCCtaagcagtggggggggggggggatggaccACTGGGCCAGGGGACGGGGCCCGGGGGTGTTCCTGGAGGGCTTGGTGGGGGGCCTGGGCCTTGCTATGGGCAGGAGCCCCAGTGTGACCTTCCTTGCAGACACACCCTGGAAGGCCTGgagattcctctcttccctcgCCTCTCTCTGCTGGGTCCTTCCAGCCACTGAGCACCCCAAACCCAGCCTCTGCCCCCTGGAGGGCCCTGACTCCCACCTGTCGGCCCAGTGGCCATTACCTGCAGACACGAAGAAGATGCCGGCACTCAGGATGATGTTGTGCCGGGTCTTGTAGAACTCACTGGCTGCGATGCACAGTCCACCCATGAAAAGCAGAATCACACTCAGGATGGGGAAGATACTGGAGGCCCTCACAGCCCCTGCGGAACAcggagaggcagagagaaaacaGCATGGCCATGAGCCTGAGGGacgtgggagggagggagggggcagcccAGAGGAGGGGTGTATGGGTACAGCCCTGAGGCAAGAGTGCTCAGCTGTgctgggcggggggcgggggggggggacctGGGTAGGGAGAACAAGCAAGCCACTGCTCAGCTCACAGCCCTGCAGTGGCTCCCCACTGCTTGCAGGACCAAACTCAAGCATCTCATCCCTGCATAGAGGACCTGGGGGGCTTGGCCTCTGCCCTCCTGCCAGCCTCATGCCTCCTGGTCCCCATGTCTCCCTCTCGCCAGGTCAGAATAAACTTTCCATGATATTGGCCATGTCTTTTCATTCCTCTGACTTTTGACATACTGAGTGTTTACTGCTCTACTTCACTCAGTGAACTTCTATTCACCCATCAAAACCCAGTACAAAGTCCCCTCTGCCATGGAGCCTTCCCTGACTTCCCTAGGCAAAGTTATTAGCGCTCTCTTCTGGGCTTTGGGGCCTTGGGGCACACTGAGAGGCAATGTGGTGTAGTGGGGGAGTGGAACCACATGACTTAAATTTGAGTCTGGCTCTCATGTCTATTAGCTGTGTAAGTTTGGGTAAGTTATTtcacctccctgtgcctcagtttccacagctGTAAGATGGGGGATGGTAATAGTGCCTGCCTTATAGGATTGTTGTGACATTAAATGAGTTGACTACAATAATGCACTTAGATAGGTTTCTGGGACAAATAGTAAAATTCGATAAATGATAGTTATAAATACCTACTTATAAGTAGGCTCTGCTGCAAGTGGGGGCCAATGGGAGCAAAAACGgggttttatttttccctctcctcatTCTCTCTGTTCCCAGTACCTAGTTCAGTGCCCAGGACATAGTAGGTCTCCAATATGAGCTCACCAAGTGACTTAATGTGGCGAGGTCGTtcagaaagaggaagaagcagACACATTGGAGAGAAAAGGGCAAGTACAAAAAACAGTAAAATACAAAATCCTCAGGATGAGGTAAGAAGGAAGGTCTGACAAGAGGGcaggagaagaaaataatattttatgaaaagtgAGAAATCGCTGGAGGGGGAGGGCTGGCAGGTCCCGTGTGTGGCAGGCCAGGAGGAAAGGGGGGCCACTGAGCCGAGTGCCGAGGGAAGGCTGCGGGGGCTGGGGCTAGGGGGAGCACCGCAGGAATGGGGTCGGGAACAGTCTTTGGAAAGTTAGCCGAGTATCCTTTTCTCTCCAATTTCGAATAGGCAGCGAGTGCCCTCAAGCCTTTCCTCCCTGTCCTGGGCGATGTGGGCTGGGCAGACAGCAGTGCTGTCTCCAGGCTGGTGTAGAGGAGAAGGGTGCTTTCTTTAACTGCTTTGCGTGCTTCACGGCCTCTCAGGAAGGGGAGCCCTGTTAGCCAGAGGATAACAGGCTTGGGCAGTAAAGGCCCGAGAACAGagcctcctcctccctgcccctgccccttttGGAGCAGAGCCTCTTCCTCTCTAGAGAGGAAACTTCTCTAAAGACTTTCTGGCAGTAGAGTGGGCTGAATCATGGCCCCTCCCACTTCCTGTCCACCCAGAGCCTCAGACTGCCAggatttggaaatagagtcttggcagatgtaattaaggtaaAGGTCTAGGTGAGATCATCCTGGACTAGCTCGGGCCGAAATCCAGAGCCTTTTCTTATAAGGGACCGAAAAGGACACATGGAGACACGGTAAGAAGGCCACGGGAAGATGGAGGCGGCTTTGGGAGGGGTGCTGCTGTGAGCCAGGGAATGCCGggagcctctagaagctggacgAGGCAAGGAAGGCCCTTCCCCTAGAGTTTTTGGAGGAACCGTgcccctgctgacaccttgatttgagaTTTCTGCTCCCCGGAACCACaagagaataaatttttgttgttttaagtcatcaAGTTTATGGCAAATTTGTTACAGTGCCCTAGGAAATGAATATAGGCAGTTTTCTATGCTATGTGTTGTGTAAAAACCCTTCCTCTGTTTCCCCCAAGAATCCTCAGTAAAGTCTACACTGCTGATTAATGTCGTTGCACAAGGGGATTATATTACGGGAATGTGGGTCAAAACTGAGCTGCACATACAGAAGCAGGAGCCAGAGGAGGAGGGGCCGGAGGCAGCTGGAGAGAGCAACAAGCGCTCCATCTCAGACCTCTTCTTCCACCCCAACGGGGCTGCGCCTTCCCTGCAAACCATTTCCTAAGAGAAGGCAACGTATCCCAGCCTTGTCCCTCTGGTCCAAGCACACCAGCCCGTGCCCACGCACACACAAAGCAGCTCTAATTCTCTTTTTATACGCACATGAAGATGGTGAGAGCTTATTGAAGACCCAGGAGAAGGGACGTAACATTCATTAAGCACCCACTCGGTGTCGGGTGTTGAGTGGGTGCCGAACATACATTATATAATTTAATCTTCATAGCAGCCCCGCAGGGTGTGTTTTTTGCCCCAATTTGCAGACAAGAAAACCGAGGTTCAGAAGAGGTGagataacttgcccaaggcaGCTGCCCAGATGAGGAAGGGCTCTGGCCGGCTTCCTCCAAGCAAACGGGCTCTTCCTGGCCACAGCATGCCTGCACCTGGGAGGCCCAGTCCATACTGCCGCTCCCTGGTAAGCCCTCAGAGCAGGTGGTCTCCTGGGGGCCCAGGGGGTGATGCTTCCAGTTCCG from Dasypus novemcinctus isolate mDasNov1 chromosome 12, mDasNov1.1.hap2, whole genome shotgun sequence includes these protein-coding regions:
- the CACNG2 gene encoding voltage-dependent calcium channel gamma-2 subunit; this translates as MGLFDRGVQMLLTTVGAFAAFSLMTIAVGTDYWLYSRGVCKTKSVSENETSKKNEEVMTHSGLWRTCCLEGNFKGLCKQIDHFPEDADYEADTAEYFLRAVRASSIFPILSVILLFMGGLCIAASEFYKTRHNIILSAGIFFVSAGLSNIIGIIVYISANAGDPSKSDSKKNSYSYGWSFYFGALSFIIAEMVGVLAVHMFIDRHKQLRATARATDYLQASAITRIPSYRYRYQRRSRSSSRSTEPSHSRDASPAGLKGFNPLPSTEISMYTLSRDPLKAAPTPTATYNSDRDNSFLQVHNCIQKESKDSLHTNTANRRTTPV